The following coding sequences are from one Octopus bimaculoides isolate UCB-OBI-ISO-001 chromosome 3, ASM119413v2, whole genome shotgun sequence window:
- the LOC106883960 gene encoding uncharacterized protein LOC106883960 codes for MDLRAKLDQYPHHFKIIDYLKEKDLYKTREELFQTLKLKVESESHEEQYKKNIWHDSLHEFLKEKFKNPQKNIFIYKINYICWCLEKKRDIKANDSFKKLDCHSGIDEAYACLGYALNRLHPKLYESALECFKRSIRINPKNGKVLLHIAKLIRKLNDDFIEEYEKYLHRASELLPDDEEIKAEYLERGKWRITKPIDEITNTSVLLKIVNYFIRQNDYEKARISLDKINSIRPQPMSFYFGALISSKTQGYISEAVKLDRFNPLISCLNAFYLINKNEFEKAQEQLVKTKKNTISIPLKNLAKMILYQIQNYKTHSPQSILNSRPLNLTKSLPREEMLAILEKDIDAECRERDIWIKSFLRFASLSNDNEICQLCFKQSLALKSQITFKELKENFSYDVCFFTKYFSCRKELESFQNPKFGLRIIDNDTEDFYGQDKIKTQLKIFYQSLIIVICVSKDFRICNFFIEEILDIKNNYCRKIMVLSKDEDIPSQLKILPHVKFQKGSSLVNNFFETLFSSES; via the coding sequence ATGGATCTTAGGGCTAAACTAGATCAGTACCCTCATCATTTCAAAATAATTGactatttgaaagaaaaagactTATATAAAACCAGAGAAGAACTTTTCCAGACTCTTAAGCTTAAAGTAGAATCAGAAAGCCATGAAGaacagtataaaaaaaatatttggcatGATTCTCTTCATGAATTCttgaaagagaaatttaaaaatccccaaaagaatatatttatatacaaaattaactATATTTGCTGGTGTTTGGAAAAAAAGCGTGATATAAAAGCTAATGACTCATTTAAGAAACTAGACTGTCATTCTGGAATTGATGAAGCTTATGCCTGTTTAGGCTATGCCCTCAACCGTCTTCATCCAAAACTGTATGAAAGTGCTTTGGAGTGTTTCAAACGCTCAATAAGAATAAATCCCAAAAATGGCAAAGTTTTGCTACATATAGCTAAACTTATACGAAAGTTGAACGATGATTTCATTGAAGAGTACGAGAAATATTTGCATAGAGCATCGGAATTACTTCCAGATGATGAAGAGATTAAAGCAGAATACTTGGAGAGAGGTAAATGGAGAATTACCAAACCAATTGATGAGATAACTAACACATCAGTTTTACTTAAAATAGTTAATTATTTCATCAGGCAGAATGATTACGAGAAGGCAAGAATCTCTCTTGACAAGATCAATTCTATACGACCTCAACCCATGTCCTTTTATTTTGGGGCTTTAATCTCTTCTAAAACACAAGGTTATATTTCAGAAGCTGTTAAACTTGACAGATTTAATCCTCTTATCTCTTGTTTGAATGCattttatttgataaataaaaatgaatttgagaAGGCCCAAGAACAGTTAGTAAAAACCAAGAAAAATACAATCTCCATCCCTTTAAAAAATCTGGCAAAAATGATACTGTATcaaattcaaaattacaaaacACATTCTCCCCAAAGCATACTTAACAGCAGACCATTAAATTTAACTAAGTCATTGCCACGGGAAGAAATGTTAGCTATCCTGGAGAAAGATATTGATGCAGAATGCAGAGAAAGAGACATATGGATAAAGTCCTTTTTAAGATTTGCTTCTCTctcaaatgataatgaaatatgtcAGCTTTGCTTCAAGCAATCATTGGCTTTAAAATCACAAATCACCTTCaaggaattgaaagaaaatttttcctatgatgtttgtttttttactaaatatttctcctgcagGAAAGAGTTAGAATCATTCCAAAATCCAAAGTTTGGTTTACGCATCATTGACAACGACACTGAAGATTTCTATGGacaagacaaaatcaaaacccAGCTAAAGATTTTTTACCAAAGTTTAATTATCGTTATTTGTGTGTCGAAGGATTTTAGAATTTGTAATTTCTTCATAGAAGAGAtcttagatataaaaaataactaCTGTCGAAAAATAATGGTTCTTAGCAAAGATGAAGACATACCAAGCCAATTGAAGATCTTACCACATGTTAAATTTCAAAAAGGTTCCTCTCTCGTGAACAATTTTTTTGAGACTTTGTTCAGCAGTGAGTCATGA